The following DNA comes from Novosphingobium sp. PP1Y.
CGCATGAGCGCGAACTCGCCACTCGCCTGCGCGAGGAACTGGGTCAGCGCAACGACGTCACCCTGTTCGGCCCCGCCGATTCGGTGGGCATCGTCAGCTTTGCGCTCGACGGCGTGCACCCGCACGATCTGGGCACGATCCTCGACGAAGAGGGCGTTGCCATTCGCGCCGGCCACCACTGCGCGCAGCCGCTGATGGATCACCTTGGCGTTCCCGCCACGGCCCGGGCCAGCTTCGGCATCTACAACGACGAAAGCGATATCGAGGCGCTCCTGAAAGGAATCGAGCGCACGAGGAGAATATTCGGATGAGCGACGAATCCCGCAAGTTTGAAGTCGAGGAAGTCGATTCGGCAACGCCGCCGCCGCGCGCACGGGTGGAAGACGCCGCGCCTCCCGCGGCCGAGAGCGCAGTCGACAAGCTCGAACGCAAGCGCGACTACCTGGAAGGTTTCCTCGCCGAAAAGCCGCAGGATACAAGCCCCGGCGAACCGGGCGGCGAGATCTACGACGGCGTGATCGCGGCGCTGAAGGAAATCTTCGATCCGGAAATCCCGGTGAACATCTATGACCTCGGCCTCATCTACGGAGTCGATGTCTCACCCGAATCCGCTGTGGCGGTGACGATGACGCTGACGACACCGCATTGTCCGGTCGCCGAATCGATGCCGGGCGAAGTGGAAATGCGCGTGGCCGCGGTACCGGGCGTACGCGACTGCGAAGTGAATCTCGTCTGGGATCCGCCGTGGGACATGGCGAAGATGTCGGACGAGGCGAAGCTCGAACTGGGCATGCTGTGACCGAAACCCTCGCCGCTTCCCAATCTGCCGAAGGGCTGACCATCCGCCTTGCCGATTACGGCTACGAAGGCGACGGCGCGGCGCTGGTTGCGCTGCTCGACAGCTATGCCCGCGACCCGATGGGCGGCGGCAAGGGGCTGGACGAAGCCGTGCGCGCAAGGCTGGTGCCCGCGCTCGATGCCTTCCCCGGCGCATTCACCCTGCTCGCATTCGACGGGACGGAACCGGTCGGAATGGCGAACTGCTTTACCGGCTTTTCGACCTTCGCGGCACGCCCGCTCGTCAACATCCACGATCTTGTGGTATCCTCCGCGCACAGGGGCAAAGGCATCGGCCGCGCATTGATGCAGGCCCTGGAAGCCGAAGCCGCCGCCCGCGGAGCCTGCAAGGTCACACTCGAAGTGCTGGGCGGCAATGCGCCGGCCAAGGCGCTCTACGCCTCGCTCGGCTATGAAAACTACGCGCTCGACCCCGAAGCGGGAACGGCGCAATTCTGGGAAAAGAAGCTGCCATGACGACTACAGCAACGACTCGTCAGCGTCCCGCCGCGGTCATCCTGACGCCTTCCGCCGAAGCGCGCATTGCCAAGCTCATGGCCGACGCGCCAGAGGATGCGATCGGCGTCAAGCTGTCGACCCCGCGGCGCGGCTGCTCGGGCCTTGCCTATTCGGTCGACTACGTCAGCGCGGAAAACGCGCTCGATGAAAAGATCGAGACGCCGGGCGGCACCTTCTATATCGACGGCGCCTCGGTGCTCTATCTGATCGGCTCGACGATGTCGTGGCAGGAAGACGACTTTACCGCCGGCTTCGTGTTCGACAATCCAAACGCCAAGGGCAGCTGCGGCTGCGGCGAGAGCTTCACCGTCTGAACCGGGAAGGGGGCTCAATGCCCCCAGGTGTTGAACGTGGAATAGCGGGTCTCGGTATCGCTGCGCGTCTGCTCGGCCAGCGAGATCATTTCATCGTCGTCCCGCCAGTCCTGCGCATCGAAGCGAACGGCGCTGTAGATATCGACGATTTCGTATTCATCCTCGTCGAGGGCTTCGGTGGCGAGCCAAATGGCTTCGCGAATGTCTTCGCTTGAAACCAGGCAGGTTACATGGGCGCCGGCGTAGCCTTCACGGCGCAGCGGCGGACTATCGCCGGCGAGTTCGCATGAAACGAGAAAGACACTGCCCTTCGCCATCGGGCGGCATGATAAACACCGTCGGTTAACTTTGACAATTCGGAACTTCCCCGAGCCCGGGGCAAGCATTTCAGGGCTGGCGAAGCGCGGCCACGCAGGCGGCGCGGTCGACGTCCTGCCCATCCGAGGCGCGCCGCGCATCGAGATAGGTTGCCACCGGTTCGCGCGAGGAGGTTGTGGGATAGAGAAAAACGTCAAGCACGCAGGCGGTTCCGGTAAACTGCAACTTGCGCGCATCGCCTTCCCACACGTCGAGCCGCGGGTTACCGAACTGGCGCACCAGCTGCTTCTGGTTTGCCCCGATCACGCCTTCAAGCCCGGGAAGGTTGAGGAACTTGGGATCGCGCGGCGACGTGCGCGAAGGCTGGCGCACGGGAGGCACCCGCGATGCGCCGCCATTGCCGGACGCGCTCGAGACCCCGCCCGGGCTCACGCCGCAAGCGGCGACGAGCATGGCAAGGATGCAGGCGGCGATGGGTCCGCGAAGACGATGCAGGGAAGCCCCGGACGATGTCATGATCATGGCTGGCCTGCGCATCGCGCGCCGTCGCTTCGCTGTCAACGGGGGCAATTCGCCCGCGCGCTTGCGGAGCGACAGGGCGCGCGGTAGGCAGGCCGCATCGTCTTTTCCCAATCCGATCAGTCAAGGACCTTCCCTACATGGCATCCAACCCCGTGGCGCCCACACTGGACGTCATCGCCATCGGCAATGCTATCATCGACGTCATCGCCAATTGCGAGGACAGCCTGATCGAACAGCTCGGCCTTGCCCGGGGCGGGATGATGCTGATCGACACCGACCAGGCCCGCGATCTTTACGCCGCCATGGGCCCCGCGCGCGAAATATCCGGCGGTTCGGCCGCCAACACGCTGGCCGGGCTTGCCTCGCTCGGCGCAAAGTGCGGATTCATCGGCCAGGTCGCGCAGGACCAGCTCGGCGAGGTCTTCACCCATGACATCCGCGCCGGCGGCATCGAGTTCGAAACCCCCGCGCGCGCCGGAGATCCGCCGACGGCGCGCTGCCTGATCTTCGTCTCTCCCGACGGCCAGCGCACGATGAACACCTTCCTCGGCGCCTCGCACTACCTGCCCGCCGAAGCGCTCGACGAAGCGACCATCGCCAAGGCCGCCGTGCTCTATCTCGAAGGCTACCTGTGGGATCCCGAAGAGCCGCGCGCCGCGATGCGCAAGGCCATCGCCGCTGCCCGCACCGCGGGCCGCAAGGTGGCCTTCACCCCGTCCGAGACTTTCGTGATCGACCGCCACCGCGACGATTTCATCGCCCTCATCGATGACGGCCAGATCGACGTGCTGTTCTGCAACGAGCATGAAATGGCCGCTCTTGTGCAGAACGACGATTTCGAGACGGGCCTGGCCATGCTCGCGCCGAAGATCCCGGTCCTGGTGGTCACGCGCGGTCCCGAGGGCGCAGTGGCGCTGTCGGGCGGCGAACGCGCCGAGGTATCGGCCGAGCCGATCGAGCGCGTCGTCGACACCACCGGCGCGGGCGACCTTTTCGCTGCGGGCTTCCTCTTTGCGCACGTTCGTGGCATGAATCTCGAACAAAGCCTGAAACTTGGCGCGATTTGCGCTTGCGAGGTGATCTCGCACTATGGAGCCCGTCCCGAGCGGAGCCTGCAGGCACTGATGGCAGAAAAACTCACCTGAGGAGCACCCGCGGATTGAGCTGTCCGGCACTGATCGATTTCGAGGCGAGTTGCCTGCCCGAGTACGGCCAATCCTATCCTATCGAAGTCGCAATCGCGCGGATCGACGGAGAAAGTCGCGCCTGGCTGATCCGCCCGCTGGAAGCCTGGCGCCACTGGGACTGGTCCGAGGAGGCCGAGAAACTCCACGGAATCAGCCGCGAGATGCTGCGCAAGGAAGGTCTTCCCGCCGCGCAGGTCCTTGAGGAAATGGCCCGGTTCGTCGGCGATTGCGAAGTCTATGCCGACGCCGATCTCGATGCCTACTGGCTCGAACTGCTGGCACACGGCCTCAAGGCACCTGTGCCTTTCGCCGTGCACTTCCTCGGCGAGTTCCTGGTGCGGCACAATTTCACGCGGCCCCAGGTCGTTGCCGCGCTGGAGGAAGCCAAGCTGCGCCTGCCCAAGGAACATCTCGCAAGAGAGGACGCCAAGCGCCTTGCCCTGGTGGTCAAGCTGCTGCTGGAAGGCGAAGAGGCCAGCTGAACCTTCATCCTTCGGCAAGTTCAGGATCAGCGGACTTCGACAGGCTCAGAACGAACCCGGATCCTCCGAAACGCCAAGCCCGCCCGATTGGCTTGCCTGCAGCTTGCCAAGGCACTGGTCCTTGGCGCGGTCGCGGTCATCGGAAAGGGCGGTGGCCATCTGCGAGGGCAGGGCACAGCCGCGCTCGGGCCGGATCGGATGACGCCGACGGCACGATTCCTCGGTGCTGAAGAAGTTGTCCAGGCAGTCCTGGAACTCCGCCACATCACTCTCGTGCATGGCGCGGCAGCTCTTGGCCCAGCGGTTCTTGTAATTGAGCTGCGCGAAATTGACGCAATCCTCGTACTCAACCCGCGCGGCCTGCTGACGCTGCGCCGCCTCGGCAGCCTGCTTCTGCTGCGCCGCGCGGCGCGCTTCGGCTTCCGCCTCGACCTCTGCCTGGCGCCGCGCTTCCAGCACCTCGGCATGGTTCGGCAGGAAAATGCCGTAGTAAAATCCGACGCCGCAGCCCGCGATCAGGATCGCGAGGGCAACCGCCAGCTTGAGAATGGCACCGGCACGTTCCAGCATCGCCGCCTTCCGGTCAGTCCTGGCTCTGTTCACGCGCCACTTCGCGCCAACCGATGTCGCGGCGACAGAAGCCGGTCGGGAAGTCGATCGCGTCGACGGCGGCATAAGCCTTCGCCTGCGCATCGCCGACCGAGACTCCACGGGCGGTGACGTTGAGCACGCGTCCGCCATTGGCGACGAGCTGTCCGTCCACGAGTGCCGTACCCGCATGGAATACCTTGGCACCATCGGCTTCCGCGGCGGCAAGCCCTGCGATGCTGCCGCCCTTCTCCGGCGTGCCGGGATAACCCTTGGCCGCCATGACGACAGTCAACGCGGCATCCTTCGCAAAGCGCGGCGGCTGGATCGAGCCCAGGCGGTTCTCGGCGCAGGCCTGGAGGATATCGACGAGATCGCTTTCCAGACGCAGCATCATCACCTGGCACTCGGGATCGCCGAAGCGGCAATTGTACTCGATCAGCTTCGGCCCATCCTCTGTCAGCATCAGGCCGAGGAACAGCACGCCCGAATAGGGCATGCCCTCGTCGGCGAGAGTGCGGACGGTCGGCGCGATGATACGCGTCATTGCCTC
Coding sequences within:
- a CDS encoding iron-sulfur cluster assembly accessory protein, with product MTTTATTRQRPAAVILTPSAEARIAKLMADAPEDAIGVKLSTPRRGCSGLAYSVDYVSAENALDEKIETPGGTFYIDGASVLYLIGSTMSWQEDDFTAGFVFDNPNAKGSCGCGESFTV
- a CDS encoding adenosine kinase, encoding MASNPVAPTLDVIAIGNAIIDVIANCEDSLIEQLGLARGGMMLIDTDQARDLYAAMGPAREISGGSAANTLAGLASLGAKCGFIGQVAQDQLGEVFTHDIRAGGIEFETPARAGDPPTARCLIFVSPDGQRTMNTFLGASHYLPAEALDEATIAKAAVLYLEGYLWDPEEPRAAMRKAIAAARTAGRKVAFTPSETFVIDRHRDDFIALIDDGQIDVLFCNEHEMAALVQNDDFETGLAMLAPKIPVLVVTRGPEGAVALSGGERAEVSAEPIERVVDTTGAGDLFAAGFLFAHVRGMNLEQSLKLGAICACEVISHYGARPERSLQALMAEKLT
- a CDS encoding SUF system Fe-S cluster assembly protein, whose translation is MSDESRKFEVEEVDSATPPPRARVEDAAPPAAESAVDKLERKRDYLEGFLAEKPQDTSPGEPGGEIYDGVIAALKEIFDPEIPVNIYDLGLIYGVDVSPESAVAVTMTLTTPHCPVAESMPGEVEMRVAAVPGVRDCEVNLVWDPPWDMAKMSDEAKLELGML
- a CDS encoding exonuclease domain-containing protein, which encodes MSCPALIDFEASCLPEYGQSYPIEVAIARIDGESRAWLIRPLEAWRHWDWSEEAEKLHGISREMLRKEGLPAAQVLEEMARFVGDCEVYADADLDAYWLELLAHGLKAPVPFAVHFLGEFLVRHNFTRPQVVAALEEAKLRLPKEHLAREDAKRLALVVKLLLEGEEAS
- a CDS encoding GNAT family N-acetyltransferase produces the protein MTETLAASQSAEGLTIRLADYGYEGDGAALVALLDSYARDPMGGGKGLDEAVRARLVPALDAFPGAFTLLAFDGTEPVGMANCFTGFSTFAARPLVNIHDLVVSSAHRGKGIGRALMQALEAEAAARGACKVTLEVLGGNAPAKALYASLGYENYALDPEAGTAQFWEKKLP